One Phragmites australis chromosome 23, lpPhrAust1.1, whole genome shotgun sequence DNA window includes the following coding sequences:
- the LOC133905921 gene encoding large ribosomal subunit protein uL2-like — MGRVIRAQRKGAGSVFKSHTHHRKGPARFRSLDFGERNGYLKGVITDVIHDPGRGAPLAKVTFRHPFRYKHQKELFVAAEGMYTGQFVYCGRRATLSIGNVLPLRGIPEGAVVCNVEHHVGDRGVFARCSGDYAIVISHNPDNGTSRIKLPSGAKKIVPSSCRAMIGQVAGGGRTEKPMLKAGNAYHKYRVKRNCWPKVRGVAMNPVEHPHGGGNHQHIGHASTVRRDAPPGQKVGLIAARRTGRLRGQAAATAAKVDKAT; from the exons atgGGTCGTGTGATCCGCGCGCAGCGTAAGGGTGCGGGGTCCGTGTTCAAGTCCCACACGCACCACCGCAAGGGCCCCGCCCGGTTCCGCTCCCTCGACTTCGGCGAGCGCAACGGGTACCTCAAGGGCGTGATCACCGACGTCATCCACGACCCGGGCCGCGGCGCGCCGCTGGCCAAGGTCACCTTCCGCCACCCGTTCAGGTACAAGCACCAGAAGGAGCTCTTCGTTGCCGCCGAGGGCATGTACACGGGCCAGTTCGTCTACTGCGGACGCCGCGCCACGCTCTCCATCGGCAACGTGCTGCCGCTGCGCGGGATCCCCGAGGGTGCCGTCGTCTGCAACGTTGAGCACCACGTCGGCGACCGCGGCGTCTTTGCCAGGTGCTCCGGGGACTACGCCATCGTCATCAGCCACAACCCCGACAACGGCACCTCCAG GATCAAGCTCCCCTCTGGTGCCAAGAAGATTGTACCCAGCAGCTGCCGCGCCATGATTGGCCAGGTTGCTGGCGGTGGCAGGACTGAGAAACCGATGCTGAAGGCTGGCAACGCCTACCACAAGTACCGTGTGAAGCGCAACTGCTGGCCTAAGGTGCGTGGTGTGGCCATGAACCCTGTGGAGCATCCCCATGGAGGAGGTAACCACCAGCACATTGGTCACGCCTCCACTGTCCGTCGTGACGCTCCTCCTGGCCAGAAGGTCGGTCTCATCGCTGCGAGGAGGACTGGGCGTCTTAGGGGGCAGgctgccgccaccgctgccaAGGTCGACAAGGCCACTTAG
- the LOC133905747 gene encoding CASP-like protein 4C1 has protein sequence MPTTPLQNGERAEAVAQQGKAASRLGALLLLLRLAALCFSVAAAAFAATDGTALRRAPFRFLLAADAIVAVYSAFEAGAAAWEVVRGSTLLPEALQLWFDFGHDQGFGYMALAAAAAAARDAGACGGGGDWRSGGGASCVQAHVAVGLGFAGFASLALAALVTGFRLACFLATGSRFVPPPSSTMY, from the exons ATGCCAACGACGCCGCTACAGAACGGCGAGCgggcggaggcggtggcgcaGCAGGGGAAGGCGGCGAGCCGGCTGggcgcgctgctgctgctgctccggcTGGCGGCACTGTGCTTCTCCGTGGCCGCGGCCGCGTTCGCGGCCACCGACGGCACCGCGCTCCGGCGCGCGCCGTTCCGGTTCCTGCTGGCAGCTGACGCCATCGTGGCGGTGTACTCGGCGTTCGAGGCCGGCGCCGCGGCGTGGGAGGTGGTGCGGGGCAGCACGCTGCTCCCGGAGGCCTTGCAGCTCTGGTTCGACTTCGGCCACGACCAG GGCTTTGGCTATATGGCGttggcggcagcggccgccgcggcgcgggACGCGGGGGCGTGCGGCGGAGGAGGGGACTggagaagcggcggcggcgcgtcgtGCGTGCAGGCCCACGTCGCCGTGGGCCTCGGCTTCGCGGGGTTCGCGTCCCTCGCTCTGGCCGCGCTCGTCACCGGTTTCCGGCTCGCCTGCTTCCTCGCCACCGGGTCCCGGTTCGTGCCGCCACCCTCCTCGACGATGTATTGA